CTGATGCTGTCGAATTCAGCCACTCCGGGGTCTCCCGCAGCTTGCGTGCAGCAGGGTCAGGCGAGAAGGACGCGCTGCCGAAGCAGGTCGAATTTCGCTCGGCCGAACATCTGGCGCTTGATCATCTTGAGTCGGTTCACCTACCCCTCGGTCTGACCGTTGCTCCAGGGAGACTCGATGGTGCCACAAATGGCGGAGAAGTCGTTCTGGAAGCTGCGCGCCAGACTTGGATGTCGGGCAAGCCCGTGTCCTGTGCCTTCTCGATCCACGAGGTCAGGAGCGCAGCTCCTGACCTCGGCGCGTCTCTCAGCCAGCCCGGCACGTCCTGTACCACCTGGTAGAGTTCCTGCCCACGTGGCACCCGATTCAACACCGCCTGCAACCGGCGGGTCTCCGTCTCTGAGCGCCTGTCCGGTCGCATAGGGCGGGGCGCAGAAAGGTTGCCGGAGGAGTAGGGTGGGGTATGAAGCCGTATGCCCAGGATTTGCGGCAGCGAGTGATGGCCCGGTTACAGGCGGGGGACCGGGTGAAGGTGGTCGCGCAGCGGTACAACGTGGACCCGCGAACGGTGGAACGCTGGCGTGAACGCCAGCGGGAAGAGGGACATGTCCTGCCTCGTGCCATCCCTGGACGCCCCCGGAAGCTCGACGCCGCTCTGGAGCAGCACTTGGCCGAGCAGAGCGACCGTCATCCTGACGAGACGTTGCCTCAGCATCCCCAGCGTCTGGCGCAAGAACGGCAGGTACGGGTGTCACGTCAAACGGTGGGACGGGCGTTGCTGCGCCAGGGACGGACGAG
Above is a window of Deinococcus sp. YIM 134068 DNA encoding:
- a CDS encoding helix-turn-helix domain-containing protein, coding for MKPYAQDLRQRVMARLQAGDRVKVVAQRYNVDPRTVERWRERQREEGHVLPRAIPGRPRKLDAALEQHLAEQSDRHPDETLPQHPQRLAQERQVRVSRQTVGRALLRQGRTRKKDLVRQ